The segment AACAAGTACAACACACCGTACGAAGCGACgaatcttttattttgttaccttACGCTGTAGTAACTCATGTTTATCCACGGTTGCTAAGGAAGGTCCTCGTGCGCCAGAGCACTCTTTTGTGGACGCGGTAGAGGAGAGCTCTGTTACTCGGTCCTTAGTTACCGAGCACGCTAAGAACGGGCGTTCCTATTGGTCCGCCGATTCCTACGTCGATATTGATTGGCGGATATTCTGGAAAAGGATGGAGAGAGCTGACCAACGTTGAGGGGCCGTTCATACATTTCCTTTTACCTTGAAATGTTATCGGTTTGATTCAAAAGGAGCAAAAcgggaatgaaaagaaaacacaatacaattaaatacaattattattatttatttcactatCCCTGCCATCATATTACTAATTGTAGCCAAAGTCTTAAgaaataatacacatttagttTGCCCTTTGGgacacatatacatttattcCATGTACTTTAcatttgaaagagaaaaaaaaaataggttaTAAATTACACAGCATTGCTCACAATCACCAACAACAGTGTTCAAACGTTCTTTCAGCACCACCCTTTGTTTTATTACACCAGTGACTCAAGCTTTCATGACACTGACTACATGAGTGTGTCTGCTCGATATAGTCCATATACACAATACCCTTTACCACACTTCTGCCATTAAAATGTAGGTGTAAgaatattgtaaatgtaaatacaaggACCGCCTCTAATTTGCAACATCATCTATAACAGTACAGTATAATTGGGATGAGGCAAGATCATTTCTCACTCATGGAAAACACTTGCAATTATTATACTGCTGTAATTATAGCAATGTTAATTGGTCCATCACTTGATTTGATTCTTTCAATGATAAAAATCAGGGTTGCGAAGTGGGTGTTGGTGAGAGTTATTTCATAACGTCCTTGGCTTGTTATAATGACGTTCAATCAAAGCGAACAGTCAATGAACTGAAATGTGATCATGACTTTAAACTGCAGCAGTACCATTCAgtgcaatacaattaaaattgTTGATAGAGAGAATTCCGGTCACAAAAGTGTTCGATGAATAATCGGGGACATTCTCTGCTGACATTGCCTAATTATATTCTTACACAATCTCAACATCAGCTGTTAATTAGAGCATCTGAATCAGAGAGATGGCCCCTCTCTTTTAACAACATCATcaaacccctcctcctcctccatgtcaccTTCACCCCGTAATCCTGCTCTGGTGTGTCAGCCACTAATATGTCAGGTGGCTGATTACATGGTGGTGTACATGGCTGAGGCGGTAGCAATTGTAGAGTGGTGAAGGGGGGACATCTACTCCCTCCTTGAGTTAGTTTTGGAGTGTCCACATCAGGTGGTGGACTGACACTGCTGACCTCAGTGGCGCAGAACTCATTGGAGGCAGGTGTTGATACACCATCTGCTGAAATTCTGCATTTCTCAGTCACTTGAATAGATGGAGTTTTAGGCTGCTCCGAACATCTGCTGGAGGATGCAGCGCCATTAGGAAATCTCTCCACATTCCCTTTTGTGATTGAGGTTGTCTGTTTCTTTGGTGTGTCAGAGTACTGTGCACTTGAAACCATCCTCATGATTCGGCATGATCCCCGTGGCCGATTTCCTGTGTCAGACACAACAGTGGACTCAGTAGATTTCTTTGCGCGTGTGCTCTTCGGTTGATGAGATTGGTCTCTTGACCTTGTCTGAAATGATAACGAGGGGAATGTGCACACACTCTTCTTTCTGGACAGCTGACTGCAACTGTCAAGGATGCTTGTGGCAGAGGGGCATTTTCTCCTCCCTCGTCTCACCGGCAGCGCAGTTGCAACTGAAGGGTCGAATTGTGGTCGTACCTGAAAGAGAACAGTAAAAGGAACATCTGAATTAAACTTGTGTTAAAATAAGCATTATTCTGTGAAATGAATGCACAGGAAGCTCTTAGGTTTATCTGCAGACCGTTCAAGCTAGAACACAGAGTGATATACTGGAggaaaaaagagacaacaaaaagtgtttaaaaaaaaaaatgaataacttACCCAAGAATTAAGAGCTGAGCTGTTCTGTGTCTCTGTAAAAAACTCTTTGGGGTTGAGTGCTGCTCGGACTTCAGGCACATTTTGGAGTCTGGCTCCACACACAGGGTGCTCCAGGAACAGCAGGGGAGGCTTCTCAGTCTTTAAGGCTTTACGGGGCATTAATAGAAATCATCCCTGAAAACCCAGTGGAATGAAAGCATCACCACGCCAATGTTCAATTCACGTTGTACTGCTGCCAGATGCCAGATTACTGTTCCGATGTCAACAGCCAGCTGTATACCTTTTGGACGTTTTCACTCGCAGCTACTGGCCCGCCACTGTTTCACCAAAATGCAATACTTCGCGCGAGACATAGCCATTATAACAAACAATGAATGCGTGTAGAAAACGTTAATTATTCCTTTGTCGTTGTCTACTTTGAACTTCTTTTGTTTTCCGTCTCCTCGTTACTTATTATTTCCCGGTTTCCAAACCACCGACGCCTCTGATTGGTGCCAGCTCGGGCTTGCTTGGCTGCTATTGGTACGTTTTTTATACCACGTGACCAACGAAAAGGGGGTGTCACCCACAGCGCCAAAATTCAAAAACGTCGCCGAATCGAACAGACAGCATGTAAATAATAGGAAATGAAAGAATATCACACACATCCTAGGTCCTCTGATTTCACATTGAATATGAAGAAAGGGTTCAAACTACTCGCAGGAGTCCAGCCGAGTGGAACTGcctgaaaaaaaacacgttattATGAAGGTATGTTTTTATCTGGCTTTGCTATTCGTTACAACGGTGTCATGAGCTAACGTGACGAATAGCCACGGcagctaacttagcttagcttccaAACAGATAGCTGACGTTTACCTCAGCCGAGGGAAAGTTGTAATGTTGGCAAACGCAATAGCCgatctatatttttttaatgcagttttaATCCGAACGgatgtttcctctttcctctttattCCGGGACCCTGGTTCGTGACAGTCGAATGGACGTCACACTGAACTCCGTTGAAATTATGTAATACTTTCGGGACTTGTTCTTCAAATGTACATCTTCATTTGAATCAATTGGCATGCGTTATTAATAAGTACAATGATGTCTTTGATTCGGCATAACTCACACAAAGCAATGCAACTTTCGTTTTAATAAACCATAACTATACTGCATCAGTTAATTCCACCGCTGGCTGACATTCGCAAATGGACGACCCGGCGTCGTTTATCTTGGTAACGTCATATAACGTTACCCTTTTGATATGAACCGCTTTCTAGTGGCTTGTCTATTAGCCCcttacactttttttaatatttaatacattcGAAACGTTACACAAACGACGTCAACCGCGGTCGTGTAACGCCTGTTGTTCTAGAAGGCTCGAGTCGCCAGGGAACATAACCAACGGATCTGACAACCGGCGGCCAAACGGGACAACCGCGCCGTGAAAAGACGTCTAACGTGGAGCTTTAATTTAGTTTTAAGGTCCATTATTAACATATACGGTGTTAGCGCGCAGTGTGTTCGGACAGGtaacattatttaatattgtcTATGTGATTTTCCTCATGTCAATACACACCGCCCAATGTACGGAGAAACGGTTTGAATCCAGCCTGGTTGTCTTAACAGCTAGCTAACTGTTGATTTAGGTTAGTTAGCTAGTAACTTGACAGTGACGTCACACATTTAGCTTTAGAGGGCTTTGAAACAAACTGTGTCGTGGAGCTAGACCCAAAATGATGGCATTGGTCTTTGTGTTCTTTCCATCCAGAATACCAGTGAACGCCAAGCAGCTTTTTCAATGATTTGATGACCATGAGACGGAGCCCAAGGAGACCCCTGAtcctcagaagaagaaaattgCCGTTCCAGC is part of the Cyclopterus lumpus isolate fCycLum1 chromosome 23, fCycLum1.pri, whole genome shotgun sequence genome and harbors:
- the rhno1 gene encoding RAD9, HUS1, RAD1-interacting nuclear orphan protein 1 gives rise to the protein MPRKALKTEKPPLLFLEHPVCGARLQNVPEVRAALNPKEFFTETQNSSALNSWVRPQFDPSVATALPVRRGRRKCPSATSILDSCSQLSRKKSVCTFPSLSFQTRSRDQSHQPKSTRAKKSTESTVVSDTGNRPRGSCRIMRMVSSAQYSDTPKKQTTSITKGNVERFPNGAASSSRCSEQPKTPSIQVTEKCRISADGVSTPASNEFCATEVSSVSPPPDVDTPKLTQGGSRCPPFTTLQLLPPQPCTPPCNQPPDILVADTPEQDYGVKVTWRRRRGLMMLLKERGHLSDSDALINS